The window CCCAGCTCGAAACAGGAAAATAATTATAAATTCTATATTTTTTAATTTAGAATATGGTTAATCTAAAATTATTATAAATAAGTTTTATCTTCTATTAAACTTTGTAAAAGGAATTCATTATACCTAATTTCTCTAACAATATGGAAGTATTCTAAAGTTAAAGATATTCCTGAAACAATTACTATTATCAATCCTATGAATAGTATTAATGGAAAAACACCAATGTTGCTATTGTTGTATAAATACAAAAGTAGTAATGAACTCAATAAAATTGCAGTAACCAGATAAAATAAAATTTTTTTCATTTTTTCCAAATTTGTGATTTGGGAATTAACAATTTTAGTTATATCCATGGAATTATATTGATGTGAAATATATTAATATAACGTTAATATCCCATCGGTTTGATATGAAGTAGTCAATTGATATAAAATGTCAACCCATAGAATAAGATCTTTAATGACAGTATATAAGGAAGTCATAAAATTAGAAATAAGGCTTTCCCACAAAGTATTTAAATAAATATGAATTGTCTACTTATGACATTGCCGGTTAACTTTAACAAAAATTTAAGCATCCAGTCTTCCAGGAAAAATAATATTTCAATATCCTATTTCAGAGGAGAAGAACTGGAACAGATCTTTGATTATACAAAAAATAAGATCCTGAATAACAGGAACCATGAAGCACTTTACAGGAGATATTATTTTTTAATGAAAGCCCTCCTGCATACCGGTGCCAGGATAGAAGAGATTGTTCCATACCATCGGGATGAATACGTAGATAAGAAAGGGATTCATAAAGAAATAACCTCTCCTGGCTTAAGGCCAATAGACATTAACCTGGATATTGGTACTGTAACATTGCCTACACTCAAAAAGAAAACAATGAATGGTAAGCTTCCACAGAGAGTGCTGCCTATATCGCAGGATTTTAAGAATGAGTACATGTCATATGCCATGGCCATGCATATAGACATTAAATCAAAGAATCCGTTGTTTCCGATTACCAGAAAAGCAGTAAATAAGTTTATGGGGAAAATGCAGAGTGAGTTGGGATTTGGAATACACCCGCACAAGTTCAGGCATACTTTTGCCGTGACTGCTGTGCTTTCCGGTGTGCCATTAAATGTACTCCAGGAATGGATGGCACACTCAAGCATATTTATAACAAGTGTTTATACACAGATTACGGGCATTGATACTACAAGGTACATGGGCCAGATGGATTATCAGAATTTATGAAAAATGCGAGAGATTGGTTGAAGGATAGATGTAAAATAAATAAAAAAAGAGGGAATTAAAATGTATGATGACGATGATGATGAATGGAATAATGAATTGGATGAGAGAGAAATAGAATATGATAATGAGCTATGCCCCGATTGTAAAAGTGAAATAGAATTTAAGATTCAGATTCATAGAGGCTTCTCAGATTGGGAACATTTAATATGCCCGGTATGTGAACATGATTTTGGAGAAAGAAGAGTTGATGAAGGATACGAATCAAGAATAATAAAAAGAGGTACTAAACAGGAATAATTATAGTGAAACGCATGAAGGTCTTAATGTCTATAAAACCGGAATATGTTAATAGAATATTATCCGGGCAAAAGAAATACGAGTTCAGGAGGAAGATCTGGAAAAATAAAATAACGGATGTCCTGGTATATTCCACTTCTCCAATCCAGAGAATAACAATGGCCTTCAAAGTTAAGAATATCATTTCAGCTCCACCGCAGCTGCTATGGGATAGATACCACGAATATAGCGGAATTTCCAAAGATAAGTTCATTAAATATTTTAAGAATTGTGATACTGGATATGCAATAGAAATAGGCAATATTACGAATTTGGAACCTTACAAATTGAATATAAGGCCACCACAATCATATATGTATATAGATGACTGACTTGGTTCTTAACCACTAAACTCTTAGGTGAAACAACAAGTTAAAATCTAATAATAAGATATAACTTTCACTTAGAGTGGAATAATGATGGAAGATACACAAGGCTCGGAGAGTTTCGATATATTCGTTAGTCACAGTCATAAAGATTATGAAAAAGTCAATTTGTATTTAGAATATGTAAATGATAAAAAAACAGGTCTGGGGAAAATTTTTCCTGTTTTTATAGCCCATAAGGATATAACACCAACTAAACCATGGGAAGAAGAAATAATTAAGGCCCTAAAACATACCAAAATATTTATAGCTTATTTAACACCCAACTTCAAAAAATCTGAGTGGTGTGGCCAGGAATCTGGAATCGCATACGCGAATGACCAATTTATAATTCCATTGATGGATGGGTCTAAACCTTATGGATTTCTAGGAAAATACCAGGGCATGCCAATACCTTCAAATCATAGACACAGCAGATCAGAAACACCAACAACCACTGGATTAAAGGAATTTGCAGTGTCAATTATTAAATCAGCATATGATGACAAGAGATGCAGTAGCATGGTAAGAAATAAGATTTTTGGGCATCTAAATGACATTTCATCATTTAGCCAGACTGATTTAGTGTTTTCATTATTAGAACATTTCAAACCATTTACAGAAGAGGAAAAAACTACCATACTCAAAGCATACGAAGGAAATAAACAGATTAACCAGGCAGGATCAGCAGATTCGTTAATCATGGAACTAAAGCAAAATGAGTGAATGCTATAAATTAACAATCATACTAATTAACTATGCTTTATTGCATTCTATCGAAAATTGCACAAAATACGAATAAAAATTATAAGATATACTTATAAAGTATCTTTATATAATCTAAGAATAATACAGAAAGAACTAAAGGTGATAAATTGCTCTGTGATGAAAAAGCAGTTCTTATAAAAAGGCGTACGTTAGGTGAACACCTTACATCTGTAAATATATTTAAAGAATATATACTGCCCAAAATTAGGGATAAAATAAATAATTATACATGGGTTGATTTATTCGCTGGTGAAGGCAATTTAATATTACCTATACTGGATTTGGTGCCTGAAAATAAAAGAATTGAATTCTTTCATCATAACATATTTCTTTTTGAGGTACAAAAAGAAATGGTTGAAAGAGCTATAAAAAATGCAGAATCGTATGGAATACCAAAATCAATAGCGGAAACAAATATTCAGATAAGAGATACGCTTAAAGAGTATCCTGTACTGAATGTTAAAAAGCCAATTTACCACATAACAAATCCGCCATATCTATATATAGGGTATATAGCTAAACATAAGGAAAATTTTAATCAGCTTGATTATTTTGCCAGAAGCTATAAAGGTTTACAAGATCTATATCAAGTTGCATTGATGAATGATTTACAGAATGGAATAAATCAAATGGTTTATATAATTCCTTCAAATTTTTTATTTGGTGATTCTGTTTCTAATTTAATCAGGATGAGTTTTTTACCTTTGTATAAAATAGATAATGCTATTATATTTGAGAAAAAGATCTTTGAAAATACAGGTGTAAATGTAGTAATATGTTTCTTTGAAAGAACAAATATAAGAAATAGTACTATAAAATTTAAAGCTACAAAAATAAATGGAGAAATAAAAGAAAGAGAATATGTATTATCGCAGAAGAATAATTATAGGGCAGGTAGTGAATTTAATGATTATATTAAGGCGCAAAAAAAGAATATGATTAAAATATCCTATTATTTAACTAAAAAGGAGATTGATAATAACAAAGGGGAAAATAAGGTACTACTATTAAATTCTAAAGAATATAAAAATGGAGAATACACAAAGAAAACATTTTTTGTAAATGATAAGCTTTATGAAAAAATAATAAAAAATCCATTATTTATAAGAACTGTTGACACTGGAAGCGAAAATGGAAAATCCGGATTATATTATATAAAAGAAACTTTTGGCACTGATGGGATATTTGTGGATGGAAATACATATAGAACAAATCCAATACAAGTATTTATTGAGCCATATCTATCTTCGGAGCAAATGAAACAATTGCAATTAACCTTCAACCAAAAGCTAAACGAACTCAGGGATATAACGGATAGTGAATTTATGACTACATATAAGTATAGTAATAATGGAAAATATACAAGAAAATATCTTGGATTGCTACAGGCAAAGAAATTGCTTGAAGTAATAGATATAAAAATTAAAATTCCTGAACAAACTCATCAAACAAAATTGCTGTAATTATATTTTTACCTTTTCTCTCATCTATTTTTCTAATGTAATTCCTGTCAAACCAAACTATCCCATCAAGAATTGCAAAAGAGCATATATTAGGCTCTCTACTATCATTTAAAACATCCAATGCAACGTTCAGTTGATTAGTTTGTGCACCTCCAGAATCGGTGATAAACTTCGCTTCGCCAAAACAAAATCTCTTACCCTTCCTGAATAAAACGTCCAGCCCCTTCTTAGTATCTAACAACTTAATGTCAAGTTCGTCAGTAACATATTTCTTAAGTGTTGAGTCGGAACCTTGTAAAAACACCAAATCTTCCTCTCTATAATATTTAAAGTCAGTATAACTTATAAATTTATATCTCTCCTGCACCCACTTCTTAAAAGAATTTCCCATTTGTCTAGTTGCAGATTTTGGTTTACGCATTTCTTTCAATAAAGAATCCCAATCCATAGATGTTATAGTTTCTCCAAGGCGCTTGATTGTGTCAGGATTATTTTCTATAAGATCACGTCTATATCTGAGCATACTTATATAAGGGTCGTCTATTGGGAATCTCTCAAGGCCTAGGAGCTTCTTTATTAACTCTATGTACGACTTAGTTTCTCGAGATGTGTCATAAGCCTTCTTTATATTATTAATATCTTCAAGCTTTACAGTCCTTTCCTTATTCGATTGGGAAGGATATATAGAAGATAATTTATCAAGGTACTTTTCTCTATTAGCAATATCTTTGCTTTTCTTTACCCAATCTTCCATATTCATCATCCTATAGTTTATTAACTTCTTTAGTTTTCATTAGACTTCACCTTGTTTATATTTCCCCTATCTCTCTGAATCTGGATCATAGCCTGGACATCCGGCAGAGACCAGGCATATTTTGTATGCACACAATTGTATGTTTGATCTACCTCGCACCAGAGCCGTAAAATATTGTTTCCGTTTAATTTTACATAGACAAAAACTACTCTGTCATCTCCTTTGGCATTGTAATTAAACTCATGAATTGCAACATGGTCATCTAAAACGTTGAGATGAGTTAAAGCTGAGAGATTTTTGAATTGGTCTTCATAATTTGGAGGAAGGGTATAACTGGAAACTTCTTCGGCTCTTCTTAATCCTTCGGCTATGCGTTTGCCTTTGCCAGTTAGCTGGATAGCGTATATGCGACGACCAAGCCTCCGTTCTTCAATTGATATTAATCCGCTGTTTTCCAAAAGTGGTAATAATTTATCAATGGTGTGCATGGTACTTACTTGTTGTAAATCTGTTTTTTTTGAACTACCATTGTCTAATAAATAGAGAAGAATAGTAATAGCGTATTTATGAGACAATATATCTTCATCTTTATCCATTTCAAATATGACATTTTAAATAACATATAAACTATATTATATAATCAATAGTCGATATTGACAATTGATAATATTTATATACAACTAACAAATGTCATATTTGACATTAGATGATAAATATGAAAACTGTAGCAAAAGTAGGCAAGTCTGGGCGTGCCCAGATACCGAATGAGATTCGCGTGAAAATGGGAATTTGTGCCGGAGACAGACTCGTAATAGAGATTATAGAGGTAATAAAAAATGACGCTTAATGAAGTTAGAATTTTTGATGATTCTGGCATGCTGGTTTTGCCTGATGATGTGATTGAGGTATGGAAGGAAGAAGAACACATTGTTAAGTGCAGCCATTGCGGATATAGCTACAGGTCCAGGGCAATATACAAAATAAGGCATACATGCCCAAAGTGTAAAGAGGTAATATATTGATGGACGAAAAGGAACTAAGGGATTTTAAGAATTTTATGATTGATGAAATGCGTTTATCACCCTCCACTGTGAAGGACACATTGAGAAGATTGCCATATATTGAAAATAAATCAAAATCAATGGAGAGGGATGATTTGCAGGAACTGGTGCGCATAGAATGGAACACCAAGAGCAATAAGACTGCAAATGAGTACATTAAAATAATCAACAGGTGGCTCAGATTCAAGAATGAAAAGCCCCTGAAATATTTTAAGGAATACGAATCATTTACAGTAAAGATCTGCACACCGGATGCCAAGGAAAAACTTTTAATTGCAGCTTCCAGGCAGGGACCAAGGGAGAAAGCCATATTTTATTTATTGTTTGGCACCGGAGTAAGGCTCGGGGAAGCCGTGAACTTAAAGCTCCAGAATATCAAAAATGACAGGATCTTTGTAACAGGTAAAGGCCAGAAGGAGAGGGAAATATTCCTTCCTTCAGAATCCAGAAATGCGCTGGATGAATACCTTTTAGTAAGGACTCCTGGGAAAACAGCCTCGGATAAGGATTTTCTGTTTACGACAAAAGTGGGAAAGAGAATGTCATACGATTATTTCCGGAATTTATGCAAATTCGTTGCGATGAATGCCGGGATAAAATTCCATCCCCACATGGCCAGGCACACATATGCCACGGAGCTTTTGTTGGCTGGAATGGATGTGGCCTTCGTGTCAAAGCTGCTGGGGCACGAAAATCTTTCAGCGACCCAAAAATACCTGCACCCGAGCCAGCAGGAGGCGATTTACCAGGCTTCAAAAATAAATTTATTTGAAAATCAACATAAAAATAAGTACCAAAATCATAATGATTTAGACCATAAGGATAGGTTGGGATTTGGACCCAAGTAGATGAGATCTGCAGTCTCACGCATAGCTTCTCTGCCACCTATCCGCTTGTATGTATTGCAAATCTATATTTATTTTTTTATGCAGTAAGTCACTTCTGTAACCTGATAGGATAGAAACGGTTATAATTACAAATTTATATTTCATTTTATAAATTTGAACATATTCTATATTACATGACATAGTATGACAATATTATATAAGTATATCATAATTATTTAATATGTTTGAAGAAATGTTTATATACTCAATGATAATTGTTTCTTATGGATTTATATGTGGGTATTTTGAGATGGCAGTTCTGGGAGTTGATCTGGGATATGGAGACACAAAACTGGTAACAGAGAACAATAAAAAGAGTAAGTTCCCATCAAGGTGGTCTCCTGCAGAGGCCAGAGATTGGGGGCTTGGAGGGAATGTTCCTGTACTTTCGATCAAGGGTGGTGATTCTTTCATGTTTGGAGATGATGCAACAGGATCAAATATAAGAGAGCCACAGGGAGATGGCAGGCTTACCGATCCCAATGCTATGCAGTTACTTGCGGGTGCATTATGGAAAAGTGGCATAGGAAAAAAACCCAGAATGCCGATATAGTTCTGTCAAGCGGAACCCAGCTTGGAAGTTTTGACAAAGAAGTAAAAGAAGCGTCCAAACCGCTGGAAGGTATGGAGATAGAGCTACAGGATGCCTCTGGTGACAAGCAAAAGTTCAAAATATCAAAATTGGTTATGAGACCACAAGGTGTTGGTGCGGTCATATATTTGCTTAATCAGGGCCTTATAAAGAAACAATATGGAAATGCAGTGATAATAGATATAGGATACAAAACAACAGATATTTTAACAATAAATCTGAGGAATCTGGAACCCATTACTGCAGAATCTTTCAGCATAGAGGCAGGGGGTAGGAGACGTTGTGTCCGGAATGAGCAAGTCTATCAGCAGGGAAACTGGTTTTGTAGTGTCAGCTGATGTTGCCCGTGATGCTATAGGAGAGAAGGTAACTTTCAAACAGCAGGAAATAGGCGGAAGTGAGGTGTCTGGGCCGTTACTGGATAGTCTGGCACAGAAGATTGTTGATGAGATGAGAGAAAATTTAAGAGACAACCTTGAAAGGATAACATCACTGATTCCTGTTGGGGGTGTTTCTATACTTATAGGAGACAAACTTGAGCAACTGGCTCCTGGATATCTTGTCAAGGTTCCACCTGAAGACATGCAATTTGCAAATGTTCTTGGTTATTCAATTGCCGCCTCGGAAAATAAATAAAATAAATATTTTATAGAGTAAAAATTTATTAATAATGAAATACTTAATTATATAGATGACCCGTGTAGGAATATATACTCACGACTTTAAGTTTTACCATGATATTGTCATGGATTTAAAGAGATGGAATCTGCCCTTTTTCAGCATAACTGACCTTTATGATATACCGTCTGATATAAACGTTATCATGAGCTCAGTTAATGATTCGTTTACACTTCCTGGACAGATAAAGGCAAGGAATTCACTGGAAGGAATAAGGAAATGCCTGCCAATGCTTTTAAACAGGGATGAATTCGATAAAATTGTTATAGGAATTGACCCAGGGCCAAGACCTGGAGTTGCCGTGATGGCAGATGGTGTGCTCATGGAGGCATGGGAATGCCCGGTAATAGGCAATATCAGGGAAAGTGTTCTTCATATTATAGGAGATTACCGCTACCGTTACATCATGATTAAAATTGGAAATGGAGACAGACCAAATCGGGATATTATTATCAAACATTTAAAGAATCTCGCCCCTGTTATAATAGTAAATGAGGAGAATACAAGCACCCCACACAAGGTGCACGATAATGCCCTTTCTGCAGCCAGGATATCACTTATTGATGATAGATACGATATATCAAGGACACCGGTAAAATTTAGCAGAAAGAATATCTATGAAAAAGAGTTCACCACCATTCATTCCCTAATTTAAAAGTTATTTCATATATAATTAAATAAAAGATTTTAGACTGTTGCTATTTAGTTTTCTGGGCTTTCTGCGTTTTCTTGTTTGATTTGGACCTTTTCCACTTTGGTACACGGACTGTATTCCTTCTGCCTGAGGCAACTATCAGGAATATTGCAAATGCAATTGCCACTGCAGCAATGTAGTAAACCCAGTCATAATTGGGCTTTGCACCATTATAGAATACCACAGATGATTTGCCCTTCAGTGTTATGACTGGATTGTTGGTGGTTACAGTTAGGGTGTCCTTTCCCTTATATATAAGGGCTGATGGGGCAGTAATATTATCCTTATATGTTGAATTCCCTTTAATTTCATTTATATGGCTAATGCCAACGGCCTGTGATGATGTACCGTGTGTTACTGTGTATGTCAGGGTTATATTATATATGGGAACAGGGTCAGTATTTTCAACTGTTGCGTTGAAAATTACCGGTTTACTAACATTTATTGTTGGTATGCTTTTTGTATAGGTAATTCTATGACCGGTAGAATTAACTGCATAGGCATCAATGTAGCCGTAAATGCCTTCACATTCTGCCGGTGCAGTAACCTGTACCGAAAATTTTCCATTTGTGGAATTACTGTAATATGATAGTGGTGAAAGGCCTGTATCATTAACTGCCCCAAGGTATGCAGCCATTGAATAATTGTGATAACCTGATGATTCAGTTACGTTAAGGTAGAATGTTTCATTTTCATAAACATAATGCTGTACAGACACGGTGGCTGAGAAAGTAGATGTGGAGGTAGCAGGAGTAGGGGCGTTCTGCATGCCTGATACAGAGGCTGAGCCTGATAATGCAACAAGGGCGAAAATCACTGAAAACAGTATTATTAATTTATATTTCATTCAATTTACCTCTTTTTTCTTGATCTGATTGAAGATCCTATAATGCCTGCCAGCAATGCCGCTACAATTATACCGATGCCTATATAGATTGTGATAGCCGGATTTGCTGTGTAATCATTTATTATATGGTTCCCTGAAGATCCTGTTCCAACCGTAGCCGATGGCAGCACAGGTGTAATTGTTTTGTTTTCATAGGTATTTTTACCGTTTATTGTGGCATTGGATTCGAAGTTCATGCCAACAGAATGCAATGTTCTCCCATTAATTCCATAGGCATATATATACAGGGTTGCAGACTGCCCGGCATTAAGCGTTAAATTTGTAACATTTTGGCCATTGTATGTTAGATATGCCATTATATCAAAAGAACTCTTTAATTTTGGGGCGTTTGTTATGTTTACAAATACATTCAATGCAGTATTGTTCGTGTTCTTAAGTGTTATGGGTATCATATTTATGGTGCCATTCACGGCAGCGTAATCAGAGTATGTGAAATTATAACTTTCTCCAGAAAGCACATTAATAGTTATATCTCCAACCTTAACGCCGGTGCCGTTAACCTTTGCCATAACCGGCACTGAATTATTACCTGCCGGTGCAACGGGGATCTTTGTAATTATGATTACGTTCTTAGTTCCACCCACAGGAATTGTTAAGTTGGTCGGATTGAAATTAAGGTCCCATGTACTGTTTCCTGAATAAAGTTGAATTGTATTGTTTGTATTGCCCTCATTTTCTATGGTCACAGATGTTGTAATGTTCTCACCAACATAGCCTGTAACCGCAGGATCTATCAGCACATACCTGTACAAATTGACTTTGTGAAGGGTAACATTCTCTGTAAGAGATTTGTTAACAAATAAAGACACAGATCCTGAATAATTAACAGGTATTCCGTTCTGTACTGTTGAATTTGTCAGGGTAAACTCATAGGTTCCGTTCACAGGAAGGTATATGCTGCTTGGCTCTGACTGTGCTGTTGTGTACATTGATGGCCCTGTAACTGTTAGGGTTGTTGGCACAGCTACACTGTTATTGTACCCAGTGAGGGTGACAGGATATGCATGTGATAGATACACATTGAATGTTTTATTAGCAAGAGGACTTAATGTAACATTTTCAAAGTATGCGTAGTAAGTCCCAGATGATGTATAGTTTGCGTAAATTCCGTAGGTTCCTGGAGTTAGTTTGCTTACAGAATATTGATCTGCTGAATTAGATGTTGTTGTTGCAACCGTTTTCCCATCCTTTGTTATTGCTATTGTTGCATCAGATACAGTAGATGCGACATTCGGATAGTACATAACTGTTCCATTCAATGTATCGTACACTTCTGTGGGTATGAGGGAGATATTGAAAGCATCAGTTGCTGATGATGGTGTCACATTCTGATCTGTGGCATTCACATATGTGTATGCGCCTGTGGAATTTGTGAAATTGCCAGCAGATGTTATGATATAATTCATCTTTGGCAGGACAATTGTCAAATTCTTTGCAGAGCTTGTTGTTATTTCCTTTGTCCCATTCCTTATATGGTATGAAGCTGATATTTCCAGATTGTTTGTAATACTAAGCCTGTAACCTGTTACATATGAAGGTATTACCGTCATATTTTTTACCAGATCTACTGTTGTCATGTTTGCCATGGTGGAGTTATAAGAGAACAATGTGTATACGCCAGCTTTTAGATGGTCCAGCCCAACATTTACTCCGGTGGAATTGAATAGGGTGCTGGCGGAATTTGTAATTTTGGTTGTGTTTACCTTCAGTGTAAAGTAAAGGTCGGTATTTTTCACAAATTTCTGTGATAGTGAATTGTTGACCACTGTTCCAGTCAAAACTGGAACTATGTATGCACTGCTATTTGAGACGCTGGTGTAATAAACTCCCTCTGCTATTTCTCCAGTGACGACGCCGTCTGTCATATTGAGTGTATATTTGTTGTACAGCCCGGTAAGTGTTATGGTTCCATTATATTTTGCAAGTTTTGAGTCATTATTTAATGTTACCGAAACAGATACCATCTTCTGTGTTACATTGTATACAGGATCCGTAACATGATCTGCTGTAGTATTATAATAGAACGGTGACATTATTTCCACTGTACTGCTGTTATATGCATAGATCGTTGCTGACCCGCCGTTTAATTCAGAGTAATAGTAAGGAGCCTTGGTGGTCGTATTGTATGCTATAAGTATTCCCTGTGTTACATACCCAAGGGTATTGTTTGTTGAAGTGGATATTTTATGCGAATAGCTATAGCTAAGGTTTAATACAATGTTATGAACGCTACTGGAAATTGACTGGTTGAATCCTGCCATAGTTTTCCCATTGTATGTTCCGGTTCCAGAAATAGAATAGCTTCCGGAAGGTAGGTATATACTGTATGGCCTGCTTGAATTTGAATAGCTATGATAAAGGAATGCACTGGAATCTGTAGCCAGTATCTCATAATGTCCACTGTAATACTTTGCGCCTGTCATGGTAGAGGTTATGTTGTATTTATATGACGTTGTGTAGGTTATATTCTGCTCCATGTTGCCCGTAACATTTAAGGTTTGGATATAGGACCCACTTGATGTGTTAGAATATATAGTGTACACTCCGTAGGGCATATTCAAATAATAGAATCCAGTAGCATTGGCTGTCGTATTGTAATAATCAGAAGCTATTCCATTGAAGTAGAATGTAACCTTTGCATTGGGTGAGGCCATTCCTGTAACATTTGCACTCAGTTCTGGTGTCATAGTAACAGACTTTGTATTGCCCCATCCAGTTACTGTAACAGATGATTTGTCCTCTGTGCCATTAGCCTTTATAGTGATATTATAGGTTCCTGGATAAACACCAAAATCAGCATTGCCACTGCTGGACGTCACACCCGATAGTTTATAATTACCTGAGGTGCCATTGAGATATACCGTGTATCCCGATAGACCGAGACCATCAACAGAAACAGCAACCTTGACCTGATCCATAGATACTGTCAGATTAGATAACTGCTGGGCCTTTCCGGTAACGCTCAGTGTTGTGAAATTTGTATAAGTCTTTCCGTTTGAAGTTACAGATACATTATAATTGTACGGTATAACAGTGTTTAATTCGTACATTCCGTTTGTTAAAGGCACACTTCTTGTTATGCCATAGGTTGAATTTGTTAATGTAACTGTACCTGAATTCAGGCTGTGGGATGATGTTGTGTTATCAAGTGAGACGTAACCGTACACAGTGTTTCTTGGAAGCGACATATTTTCGGATATGTTATAGTTGCCTATCCTGTTTCCCTGGTTACTGGATACGTACACAGATCTGTTGCCAATAACATTTGTGCCATTCATGGAAAGAGAATTTACACTTCCTGTAGAATAGACAAGTGTGTCATTTCCTGGTAATCCGGTTATGGTGTAGTATCCGGTGCTGTTTGTTGTGACAATCTCGTGTGGTATTCCATACTGATCGTCAATTGTCACATGGACTCCGGCAACGCCTGCGCCTGTTGCTGATGTTACCCTGCCGCTTATTACCGCACCAGGATAATACTGGATAATTGGATCCTCTTCCCCGATCAGGCTGGCTGGAAGAAGGACCTCTGTTCCCTTTCCTTCCTGCTGGTATGTGTAGGCTGTCTGTATGGGTATAAGTGTCCATCCAGGGGTACTGGAATTTGCATTGCTTGCAGGATTATATTCTGATGCATAATAAGCCAGCTCGAAGTTGCTCATATTGAAGGCAGGGTATACATGTGTTACATTGTTTATCTGATTTTCAGGGAACCCATATATAGTCTTATATATGGTTGTGTT of the Ferroplasma sp. genome contains:
- a CDS encoding carboxypeptidase regulatory-like domain-containing protein encodes the protein MEITDRIKQNINRHPEVPVLIGLFALYMFLSNFFVWSLAFQDSYLNVSGGSDPYFNYYIVQYILNTHTQLTHTILLNYPVGTVNARPPFYQWSIVFAGYILSPFMGLKMGAYYAFQESDALYGALLIIPVYLITKQIFGKKAGLFAAILFTIMPGNLTSGILTDGRAHTPELIFAFLSIYFFEMAVVSAKKGVIISKLTDTRSYFSSIKKYYEENKIATIYILMSAVSLGGLIVFWQGFPYIEVILLIYVVVQLIYNLIVKKPTGYLTYLTAIYVAASFPIGFYYYDVTSMLHAWFLPPLAMGLMVVGFGILVNIVARRPWIITIPSMVIVVVAALFILSKTNPAILKELITGDGYFVKSRVYSTIAEAAAPPLGQYISDFGPGLFLLGIAGVPFIIYKFLKEKKEATMLVIIFAIFSIFMSFEAARFNITAAPVYAILGGGLIMYFVDIIRHNEATKKSKHVSGRKSLRKNISGVTVGFAVIVVLILIIPSGMGAISAAVPENNAASYDHILNKTVPQGLRPDNPFGNYGLAIENKTQPLAASFQWLATQNANESIQNRPGYVSWWDYGFQELEEGQHPTVADDFQQGIASAGQMLLAQNQTQEISLFISRVLQTPGGYSNGHFNATITAAMDKYFGANETKTIASMYGNPLASQYLHLLNETAYGSHQINVTTSYNARHALIMGQLSTKYNLSTLISAYTDLGKVTGSSLSYIQVDHELYPFSGSDPGIFYAPAYLTDTPSYTADGEVVPINYYNVVAVTSTGAQYTLNKLPAGATVSDYLLNYTSAFYNTTIYKTIYGFPENQINNVTHVYPAFNMSNFELAYYASEYNPASNANSSTPGWTLIPIQTAYTYQQEGKGTEVLLPASLIGEEDPIIQYYPGAVISGRVTSATGAGVAGVHVTIDDQYGIPHEIVTTNSTGYYTITGLPGNDTLVYSTGSVNSLSMNGTNVIGNRSVYVSSNQGNRIGNYNISENMSLPRNTVYGYVSLDNTTSSHSLNSGTVTLTNSTYGITRSVPLTNGMYELNTVIPYNYNVSVTSNGKTYTNFTTLSVTGKAQQLSNLTVSMDQVKVAVSVDGLGLSGYTVYLNGTSGNYKLSGVTSSSGNADFGVYPGTYNITIKANGTEDKSSVTVTGWGNTKSVTMTPELSANVTGMASPNAKVTFYFNGIASDYYNTTANATGFYYLNMPYGVYTIYSNTSSGSYIQTLNVTGNMEQNITYTTSYKYNITSTMTGAKYYSGHYEILATDSSAFLYHSYSNSSRPYSIYLPSGSYSISGTGTYNGKTMAGFNQSISSSVHNIVLNLSYSYSHKISTSTNNTLGYVTQGILIAYNTTTKAPYYYSELNGGSATIYAYNSSTVEIMSPFYYNTTADHVTDPVYNVTQKMVSVSVTLNNDSKLAKYNGTITLTGLYNKYTLNMTDGVVTGEIAEGVYYTSVSNSSAYIVPVLTGTVVNNSLSQKFVKNTDLYFTLKVNTTKITNSASTLFNSTGVNVGLDHLKAGVYTLFSYNSTMANMTTVDLVKNMTVIPSYVTGYRLSITNNLEISASYHIRNGTKEITTSSAKNLTIVLPKMNYIITSAGNFTNSTGAYTYVNATDQNVTPSSATDAFNISLIPTEVYDTLNGTVMYYPNVASTVSDATIAITKDGKTVATTTSNSADQYSVSKLTPGTYGIYANYTSSGTYYAYFENVTLSPLANKTFNVYLSHAYPVTLTGYNNSVAVPTTLTVTGPSMYTTAQSEPSSIYLPVNGTYEFTLTNSTVQNGIPVNYSGSVSLFVNKSLTENVTLHKVNLYRYVLIDPAVTGYVGENITTSVTIENEGNTNNTIQLYSGNSTWDLNFNPTNLTIPVGGTKNVIIITKIPVAPAGNNSVPVMAKVNGTGVKVGDITINVLSGESYNFTYSDYAAVNGTINMIPITLKNTNNTALNVFVNITNAPKLKSSFDIMAYLTYNGQNVTNLTLNAGQSATLYIYAYGINGRTLHSVGMNFESNATINGKNTYENKTITPVLPSATVGTGSSGNHIINDYTANPAITIYIGIGIIVAALLAGIIGSSIRSRKKR